Part of the Tenacibaculum sp. SZ-18 genome, TTAAAATCGCTACTGCAATAGAAGATCAAATTGGTTTTAAAACTTTATATGCACCAGGATTTAATGATATATTAAATAGTAGCACAGGTTTTGGTTACAATTATACTTTGACCTACTTGATTCCTTTTGTTAATAAATAATTCACGAGCATACCTCCTATTTTACTACCTTTACATTAAGTAACAAACAAACTTATTAACAATGGATAGAATACCTAGCGTTGATTTGAGAGACTTTTTGTCTGGAGATGAAAGTAGAAAGCAAAAATTTATTAGTGAAATTGGTCATGCATACGAAACTATAGGTTTCGTTGCTCTAAAAGGACACTTTTTAGATAATGAGCTGGTAGATAATTTGTATGAACAAATAAAGAAGTTTTTTGAACTGCCTGTAGAAACTAAACAGAAATACGAAATTCCAGGAATTGGAGGTCAGCGAGGTTATGTTTCTTTTGGTAAAGAGAGTGCTAAAGGGAAAAAAGAAGGAGATTTAAAAGAATTTTGGCATTTCGGACAATATGTTGAAAACAACCCAAAATTAGAAGAAGAATATCCAGAAAATGTTACCGTAGAAGAACTTCCTGAATTTAATGATGTTGGGAAACAGACTTATAAAATGTTAGAGAAAACTGCAAAATTTGTACTACGTTCTTTAGCATTACACTTAGGTTTAGAAGAAACCTATTTTGATCAATATATATTTAATGGTAATAGTATTTTAAGACCAATACATTACCCTCCTATTCACGAAGAACCAAAAGGGGCCGTTAGAGCAGCTGCACATGGTGATATTAACTTAATTACTTTATTAATGGGAGCTCATGGTAAAGGATTACAAGTTCAAAATCATGAAGGAGAATGGATTGATGCTATCGCAGAACCAGATGAATTAATGATTAATGTTGGAGATATGTTATCAAGACATAGTAACAATAAATTGAAATCTACTATTCATAGAGTTGTGAATCCACCAAAAGAGTTATGGGGAACTTCTCGTTACTCAATTCCTTTCTTTATGCATCCAATTTCTGAAATGAAATTAGACGTATTAGATAAATGTATTGATGCTGACAACCCGAAACAGTTTGAAGATATTACAGCTGGTGACTTTTTAAACGAACGCTTAAGAGAATTAGGATTAATAAAGTAATTATGGATTTGCAAGATCAACTTAAAAACCTTTTTCCTGATCATCAATTTGAGGAACCAAAAGCAGAAGAAAAATCTGATGTCTGGTTACAAGATGAACCTTTACTTTGTAAATATGAAAAACGTAAAGGAAAACCGACAACGGTAATAGAAGGTTATAATGGAGCTACTTCGGACTTTAAAAAAATAGCTAAAGAAATAAAGACAAAACTTTCTGTTGGTGGTAGTTTTAAGGATGATACTATTATAATTCAAGGTGATTATCGCAATAAAATCATGGAAATTCTTAAAGAAAGAGGATTTAAGGTTAAAAGAGTTGGTGGATAAATATTTAAACTATTTAATACTTTAAAGAAATTACCTTACGGCTATTTTAAAAAAATCACTTTTTTAACAAAAAGTTTACCAAAATAATAAAAGTTAAACACAAACAAAACAATATTCTCAAGAGTATTGTTTTTTTTATTAATATTGATAAATCATTTTTTAAGTCCCTATAAATGAGTTCTTTTTTACATATTACAAACGGTGACATTACAACTGGAATTTTAAAAAACCTTAACATTAAAGGCGAAATTATTACTTGGCGTGAAATGTTATGTGAGGGAAAAACAACTGCAGATGTTGGAAGTGAAGATTTTTGGAAAACTCGGTTTGACTTCTTTAGCAATGTTTATCAAGTGACCAAAAAAACATTCATTGATTTTACTTTAAAAGAGTACAGAAATTTATGTAAACAAAATCAAGATGAAATTATACTTTGGTTTGATTACGATTTATTCTGTCAAATAAATATGTTAGCTGTTGTTAGCTGGTTAAAAAAATATCGAAAAGGAAGTAAAATTACCATTGTTCACGCAGGTGCTTCTGGTAATCATATTGGTCATTTATCTAAAGAGGAACTTGCTAATTTGTATTTAAACAGAACTCAACTTTCACAAGATGATATTGAATATGCCGATTATATCTGGCAATTATACTGTTCTGACAGTCCATTACGATTGGAAACCGTACATAAATTTAATCCTTCTTCACCTTTCATTTACTTATCGGATGCTATTAACGCACATCTTAAACGTTTCCCTTCAATAGAAAATGGTTTAAATAAAATTGAAAATAACATAATCCAGGCTGCTCATAAAGCAGACTTAAAATCTGAAAATGAACTTGTAAGCAAATTGCTTAAAGAACAACAAGTTTACGGATTTGGTGATATTCAATACAAAAACAAGATAAAAGAGCTCAGAAATTTATTTTCTTCATTAAATCCAGTTAAACTTAGCGAAGACGGTATTCAACTTCTTAATAATCAAATTAACTACTATAGAGAATTACGTTCTGATTTTTCGTATCTTGGCGGGGCAAAAAAATACAGCTATCTGTATATGAATGCTAACGACAAGTTATTGAAATTAACATCTTAATGAATATTCAAAATTCTGAACTTATTTTAAATCCAGATGGCAGTATTTACCATCTAAATTTAAAACCTGAACATATTGCTAACGATATTATTTTTGTTGGAGATCAAGACCGCGTAGATAAAGTTACTGAGCACTTTGACAAAATAGAGTTTACAACTCAGAAAAGAGAGTTTAAAACATCTACGGGATTTTACAAAGGAAAACGATTGTCAGTTGTTTCAACTGGAATTGGACCCGATAATATTGATATTGTTTTAAATGAGTTAGACGCTTTAGTTAATATAGATCTAGAAACTAGATTAGTTAAAAAGGAACACACAGCTTTAAATATTATTAGAATTGGAACATCTGGTTCATTACAAAATGATATTCCTGTTGATTCTTTTTTACTAAGTTCACACGCTCTTGATATTAATGGAATGCTTCATGCGTATCAAATAGAAGATATTTCTATTCCTGAAATTGAAAAGGCTTTTATAAAACATACAGATTGGTCCGTAAGAAAAGCAAAACCTATAATTATTGATAATTCTAAAGAACTAGAGAGTAGATTATTTTCAAATATAACCTTTAAAGGAATAACTGCTACTGCTGGAGGTTTTTATGGGCCACAAGGTCGTGTTTTAAGACTTTCGTTACAAGACCCAAACATCAATAAAAAAATTGATAGCTTTAATTATAATGGTCATAGAATTACCAATTTAGAAATGGAAACTTCTGCTATTTACGGTTTATCTAAACTACTTGGACATAAAGCTTGTTCTATGAACGCTATTTTAGCAAATAGAGCAAACGGAACTTTTAGTGAAGATCCGAAAAAAATTGTAGAAGACTTAATTATATACACGTTAGATAAACTAGTTGAATAAATGCTGAATTTAAAAGTTGGTGGCGTTCCTGAACATTTTAACTACCCCTGGTATATTACTTTAAAAAATAAAGAATACACCAAGAAGGGAATAAACCTTAGATGGCAAGATTTCCCTGGAGGTACAGGTGCAATGTGTAAAGCTTTAAGAGAAGGTGATATTGATATTGCTATTGTTCTTACTGAGGGAATTATCAAAGACATTATTGACGGGAATCCTTCAAAAATCATACAAACTTACGTTAAAAGCCCATTAATTTGGGGGATTCATGTAGGAGCCAAATCTAAATTCAAAAGTATTGATGACCTTGAAAATGCTACTGTTGCTATTAGTAGATTTGGTTCTGGTTCACATTTAATGGCAATTGTAAATGCGTACAATAATGGCTGGGATATTACCAAACTTAGATTCAAAGTTGTTAAAAACCTCCAAGGAGGAATCGATGCACTTACTAATGGAGACGCAGATTATTTCATGTGGGAACATTTTACGACAAAACCTTATGTTGATGAAGGGATCTTCAGAAGATTAGGCGATTGCCCCACTCCATGGCCATGCTTTGTTGTTGCAATACGAGATGAAGTTTTAGAAAATCACCCTGAAGAAATTAAAACTATAATTGATATTCTAAATAATTGCACTTCTAATTTCAAAGAGATCAAAGATATTGATAAAACGCTATCAATCAGATACGAACAACAGCTTGAAGACATTAAGGAATGGTTATCTATAACAGAATGGAATGACGGAAAACCAATAACCAAAAATTTATTGACTCGCATTCAAAATAAAATGGTTGGCTTCAACGTTATATCCGAAAAGATTAATTCTGGAAGATTAATTAAAAATTTGTAAATTTAACGTCTAAATAAGATAAAATGAAAAGAGTAGTATTTATTGCAATTTGTATTGTTGGTTCTTTAGGATTAATCTCGTGTGGAAGTACAGCTCCGTGTGGCTTATCACAAAACACAAAAACCAAGCAAACTCAACAAAACTATCAACAGGAGATTGTTGTTGCTGATGCGGCAGCAGATTAAGTTGATTGTTCTTTTTTCAAATTCAATAAATCCGCTTCTTTAGGCGGGTTTTTTTATTACCTTTTGTAAATGAAAAAGGTTTTAAAAATTGCTAAAGTAGTCATAGCATTATTTTTGGTATTAATTTTAATTGACTTCTACGTTTTTCGAGGATATTTCAACGTAGATGTTTTTCGAAGATACTTCCCCGATTATAGCGAAAGAAAAGAGATTCAATCTGATAATCTTGAGTTAAAAATTAAAAAATCTGATAGTTCATTTCTTATTAATTTCAAAAATAAAAGCTTAAAACCATATTTTGTTAAGACATACAGATGGAAAGTTAAATTTCCTGTTAATGACTCTATTTTTTTCCTTCATTTAAGATCTAAATCTTACTACCCATATCTTCAAGATGATTATAAAGATGGAATGGATTGTGGAACAGGTATAGGGTATTTCTCAATAAACCCTTTAGAAAGTTTCGAAAAAGAAATAGGTTACTATGAATTAATAAAAAACCATCTAAGCTACGATCATCGTAAAAAGACACAAGGCGATACAATCAATGATTTATTTTACAATAAACCTCTCATTATTTCAAAAAAGATCAGCTTCCTTATCTAATTAGTAGAGATGATTTAACTGAAAAAGACAGTTTGAGTCTTCGACTGTACATTCCAGTATATAACTATAGCTACAACCAATTGATTTATGTCAAATCCAACAAAATCCAGGTTTCATATTTAGATGTAATAAAGAATGATGTTCAAGTTAAAAAAGAAGATTTTGAAAACTATTAATTCCTCTTTTTCAACATTGGAACAAATTTAAAATCTCCGAGCTCATGTTTCTCAAATTCTTTTGCCGATTTTCTAAGTAGCAAAGTCATAATTTGAGTTTTGTTTCCAACCGGAATTAACAACTTCCCTCCTATTTTTAATTGACTTAATAACGGATTAGGAATAAAAGGTGCTCCTGCGGTTACGATAATTTTGTCAAAAGGTGCTTGTTCTGGTAAACCTTTGTAACCATCACCAAATATAAACTTCTTCGGCCGGTAACCAATTTTTGGCAAGAACAATGAAGTTCGTTTAAAAAGTTCATGTTGACGTTCTATCGTATAAACCTCTGCTCTTAATTCTAACAAAACTGCTGTCTGATAGCCCGAACCTGTTCCTATTTCTAAAACTTTATCACCTTCTTTAACTTCCAAAACTTGAGATTGAAATGCAACTGTGTAAGGATGAGAAATAGTTTGATCTGCCGCAATAGGAAAAGCTTTATCTTGATACGCATGATCCTCGAAACTACTATCTATAAAGAGGTGTCTTGGAATTTTTCTAACAGCATTCAATACTTTTTCATCGGTAATTCCTTTTCCCGATAACACATTCGCTAATTGATTTCTAAGTCCTTGATGTTTGGTAGTATCTCTCAAAAAAAAGTTGATTTTTGTGTTTTTAAAAGTAGTAATTATTCATAGAAAAAATCTATAAAAGTGTATCTTTGTTAGCGTTGATTTGAAAAAATCAGCAATCATTTAAAACTTAATTATATATGCTAAAAGCCGGAGTTTTAGGAGCAGGCCATCTTGGAAAAATTCATCTTCGATTATTACAAGAATCAGAAAAATACCAACTCGTTGGGTTTTATGACCCTAATGAAGAGAATGCCCAAAAAGTAGCCGCTGAATTCGGATACCATTTATTTGACTCAGTTGATAGCTTAATTGACGCTGTTGATGTTGTTGATATTGTTACTCCGACTCTTTCTCATTTTGAATGTGCTAAAAAAGCGATTGAAAAGGGAAGGCATATTTTTATTGAAAAGCCAATTACAAATACACTTCAGGAAGCTGAGGCTATTAAAACTTTAGCAAGTCAAAACCATGTTCGTGGTCAAGTTGGGCATGTCGAACGCTTTAATCCTGCATTTAAAGCAGTTAAAGATATTATTGAAATGCCTATGTTTATTGAAACACACAGACTTGCTGAATTTAATCCTCGCGGAACTGACGTTCCAGTAGTATTAGATTTAATGATTCATGATATTGATATTATTTTATCTGTAGTGAAATCAAAAGTAAAGAATATTTCTGCAAGTGGTGTTTCTGTTATTTCTGAAACTCCAGATATTGCCAATGCTAGAATCGAATTTGAAAATGGCTGTGTAGCAAATTTAACTTCAAGTAGAATTTCCATGAAAAACATGCGAAAAACTCGCTTCTTCCAAAGAGACGCGTATATCTCCGTTGATTTCCTTGAGAAAAAATCTGAAGTAGTTAAAATGAAAGATGCACCAGAAACTCCTGATGATTTTGCTATGATCTTACAAAACGCAGAGGGAATTAAGAAGCAAATTTATTTTGAAAACCCAAAAATAGAACCAAACAATGCAATTTTAGATGAGTTGGACTCATTTGCTGATGCAATTCATCAGGATATTACCCCTGTGGTTTCTTTAACTCAAGGAACAGAAGCATTACGAGTAGCTCAGAAAATAATTGATTGTTTTTCTAAATAACATATAACAACTAAAATTTAATTTTCATGAAAAATATTGCTGTTATTGGTGCAGGAACAATGGGAAATGGTATTGCCCACACTTTTGCTCAATTTGGATTTAACGTGCAATTAATTGATGTTTCACAAGCTGCTTTGGATAAAGGTATAGCTACTATTTCTAAGAACTTAGATAGAATGGTAGCCAAAGAGAAAATATCAGAAGCAGATAAAACAAACACTTTAAATAACATTACTACGTACACTAATATTCAAAGCGGTGTTCAATATGCTGGATTAGTAGTTGAAGCTGCGACTGAAAACGTAGACCTAAAACTAAAAATATTTAAAGAATTAGATGAAGTGTGTCCTGAAGATACGATATTAGCTACTAATACTTCTTCTATTTCAATTACTCAAATTGCTGCGGCCACCTCTCGTCCGGAGAAAGTTATCGGAATGCACTTTATGAATCCAGTACCAATTATGAAATTGGTAGAGATAATTAGAGGGTATAATACTTCTGATGAAGTAAATGACTTTATTGTGAACTTAACCAAAGAAATTAATAAAGTTCCTGTTGAGGTAAATGACTACCCTGGATTCGTAGCAAACCGTATTTTAATGCCAATGATTAACGAATCAATTGAAACATTATATAACGGAGTTGCTGGTGTAAAAGAAATTGATACAGTAATGAAATTAGGAATGGCTCATCCTATGGGACCATTACAATTAGCTGACTTTATTGGTTTAGATGTTTGCTTATCTATATTAAACGTTATGTACGAAGGATTCAAAAATCCAAAATACGCTCCATGTCCACTTCTAGTAAACATGGTTACTGCCGGTAAATTAGGGGTTAAATCTGGTGAAGGTTTTTACGATTACTCTGAAAGCAGAAAAGCTGAAACTGTTGCTAAAATATTTAGCTAATTAAAATTACTTACATATAACGTTATAAAACAAAAAGAACTCGGATGAGTTCTTTTTTTAATTGGGGATTATATAAGTGTTAATTACTAAAAAGTAATTAAAGGGGAAACAATTGATGATTATCGGGGAATCTAAAGGGGGGAATGTTACTTGTAAAAGGGTCTTTAATTATATCTTACGAAAACTGGTATACTCTTTACTTTTAATTCTGAATTTGATACTCCAAATAATAATCTTAATAATTGATCTATTATAGGTTGAAAAGTGTTCATATTAGATTTTTTTTTAAGGTTTTATTCTTTTTTTTGACCCCGCTAAATTACTAAGTAATTGTTCTTTGAGATAGAACTTTTAGACTTACAGTAGTACCTTACACGATAAATGGTATCATTTTATCGATAAATAAGAATAGAATGAGGATTCAAAGAAAAAGTAGTCATACATTACTATTATTTTACCATATTTATTTTAATATTAATTTACCTGACCATGTTTTTGTACCAGAATAAATCTTAAAGAAATACAATCCAACAGCTAAATTATTTCTTTTAAATACTAAAGTATTGTTCCCTGCATTGGCATTATAAGTTTCTTTATGTACTTGCTTCCCAAAAATATTGTATACTTCAAATTTTAATTTGCTATTCATATCAGAGCTAAATACTAATTTAGTTACCTCTCCCACAGGGTTAGGCATTACTTTCACATTATTTTTAGTTACAATATCATCGACTGATGCAGAAGCAGATTTAGAAAACTTAACATTCCCTATTTCTAATGTTTTATTCTCAGTTAAACCTCCATCAGACAGAAGCGTAAAGAATAATGTTTTGATATCATTAAAACCATTATTAACTTGCTTAGCACTCGATATTAAATCTGACAATAAAATAATATG contains:
- a CDS encoding isopenicillin N synthase family dioxygenase, with amino-acid sequence MDRIPSVDLRDFLSGDESRKQKFISEIGHAYETIGFVALKGHFLDNELVDNLYEQIKKFFELPVETKQKYEIPGIGGQRGYVSFGKESAKGKKEGDLKEFWHFGQYVENNPKLEEEYPENVTVEELPEFNDVGKQTYKMLEKTAKFVLRSLALHLGLEETYFDQYIFNGNSILRPIHYPPIHEEPKGAVRAAAHGDINLITLLMGAHGKGLQVQNHEGEWIDAIAEPDELMINVGDMLSRHSNNKLKSTIHRVVNPPKELWGTSRYSIPFFMHPISEMKLDVLDKCIDADNPKQFEDITAGDFLNERLRELGLIK
- a CDS encoding translation initiation factor yields the protein MDLQDQLKNLFPDHQFEEPKAEEKSDVWLQDEPLLCKYEKRKGKPTTVIEGYNGATSDFKKIAKEIKTKLSVGGSFKDDTIIIQGDYRNKIMEILKERGFKVKRVGG
- a CDS encoding DUF1835 domain-containing protein, which translates into the protein MSSFLHITNGDITTGILKNLNIKGEIITWREMLCEGKTTADVGSEDFWKTRFDFFSNVYQVTKKTFIDFTLKEYRNLCKQNQDEIILWFDYDLFCQINMLAVVSWLKKYRKGSKITIVHAGASGNHIGHLSKEELANLYLNRTQLSQDDIEYADYIWQLYCSDSPLRLETVHKFNPSSPFIYLSDAINAHLKRFPSIENGLNKIENNIIQAAHKADLKSENELVSKLLKEQQVYGFGDIQYKNKIKELRNLFSSLNPVKLSEDGIQLLNNQINYYRELRSDFSYLGGAKKYSYLYMNANDKLLKLTS
- a CDS encoding nucleoside phosphorylase, which translates into the protein MNIQNSELILNPDGSIYHLNLKPEHIANDIIFVGDQDRVDKVTEHFDKIEFTTQKREFKTSTGFYKGKRLSVVSTGIGPDNIDIVLNELDALVNIDLETRLVKKEHTALNIIRIGTSGSLQNDIPVDSFLLSSHALDINGMLHAYQIEDISIPEIEKAFIKHTDWSVRKAKPIIIDNSKELESRLFSNITFKGITATAGGFYGPQGRVLRLSLQDPNINKKIDSFNYNGHRITNLEMETSAIYGLSKLLGHKACSMNAILANRANGTFSEDPKKIVEDLIIYTLDKLVE
- a CDS encoding substrate-binding domain-containing protein, encoding MLNLKVGGVPEHFNYPWYITLKNKEYTKKGINLRWQDFPGGTGAMCKALREGDIDIAIVLTEGIIKDIIDGNPSKIIQTYVKSPLIWGIHVGAKSKFKSIDDLENATVAISRFGSGSHLMAIVNAYNNGWDITKLRFKVVKNLQGGIDALTNGDADYFMWEHFTTKPYVDEGIFRRLGDCPTPWPCFVVAIRDEVLENHPEEIKTIIDILNNCTSNFKEIKDIDKTLSIRYEQQLEDIKEWLSITEWNDGKPITKNLLTRIQNKMVGFNVISEKINSGRLIKNL
- a CDS encoding protein-L-isoaspartate(D-aspartate) O-methyltransferase, translating into MRDTTKHQGLRNQLANVLSGKGITDEKVLNAVRKIPRHLFIDSSFEDHAYQDKAFPIAADQTISHPYTVAFQSQVLEVKEGDKVLEIGTGSGYQTAVLLELRAEVYTIERQHELFKRTSLFLPKIGYRPKKFIFGDGYKGLPEQAPFDKIIVTAGAPFIPNPLLSQLKIGGKLLIPVGNKTQIMTLLLRKSAKEFEKHELGDFKFVPMLKKRN
- a CDS encoding Gfo/Idh/MocA family protein codes for the protein MLKAGVLGAGHLGKIHLRLLQESEKYQLVGFYDPNEENAQKVAAEFGYHLFDSVDSLIDAVDVVDIVTPTLSHFECAKKAIEKGRHIFIEKPITNTLQEAEAIKTLASQNHVRGQVGHVERFNPAFKAVKDIIEMPMFIETHRLAEFNPRGTDVPVVLDLMIHDIDIILSVVKSKVKNISASGVSVISETPDIANARIEFENGCVANLTSSRISMKNMRKTRFFQRDAYISVDFLEKKSEVVKMKDAPETPDDFAMILQNAEGIKKQIYFENPKIEPNNAILDELDSFADAIHQDITPVVSLTQGTEALRVAQKIIDCFSK
- a CDS encoding 3-hydroxybutyryl-CoA dehydrogenase is translated as MKNIAVIGAGTMGNGIAHTFAQFGFNVQLIDVSQAALDKGIATISKNLDRMVAKEKISEADKTNTLNNITTYTNIQSGVQYAGLVVEAATENVDLKLKIFKELDEVCPEDTILATNTSSISITQIAAATSRPEKVIGMHFMNPVPIMKLVEIIRGYNTSDEVNDFIVNLTKEINKVPVEVNDYPGFVANRILMPMINESIETLYNGVAGVKEIDTVMKLGMAHPMGPLQLADFIGLDVCLSILNVMYEGFKNPKYAPCPLLVNMVTAGKLGVKSGEGFYDYSESRKAETVAKIFS